The segment TGATACCGGCCGGCAACGGCTGGACGAGCATGACCGGAGTACACCACGACTCGTTCTCACCAGCCTGCGCCACCGTGACCCGCTGCCGGCTGGACTCGCATCGCTCGCCCCGGCGAGAGTGGCGTCATGACCGCCGCCGACCGCGCTCAGCCCGACAGCCTCGCGTCCGATCCGACCTGGTTCGTTCGCGGCGAGCGACCCCGCCGGACCTGCCCGCCGCCCCCCGGCGAGGTGGTCGCGTTCCATCGGACGTTGCCCGGCTACTCCCCCACCCCACTGGTGGAGCTGCCCGCCCTGGCCACCGAGCTCGGCGTGGGGCGCGTGTTCGTCAAGGACGAGTCGCAACGGTTCGCCCTGTCGGCGTTCAAGATTCTCGGCGCCTCGTGGGCGATCACCCAGGCCCTCACCTCACGGACACCCCACACCCGACCCGGCGAGGGTGGGGCCTGGTCACTCGACGAGTTGCGCTCGATCGCGGCCGCGCAGCCCGCCGTCCTGGTGACCGCGACCGACGGCAACCACGGTCGCGCCGTGGCCCACATGGCCCGCTTGATCGGTGTGCCCGCGCACATCGTCGTCCCGGACGTCGTGCCGCAGGAAGCGCTGGACCGCATCGCCGCCGAGGGCGCCCAGGTGAGCGTCATCGCCGGCTCCTATGACGAGGCCGTCGACGAGGCGGCCCGGATCGCTGCGGCCGAACCCGGCGGCCTGCTGATCCAGGACACGGCCTGGCCCGGCTACGAGACGGTGCCGCAATGGATCGTCGACGGGTACGCCACGCTGGTCGGCGAGCTCGATGAGCAACTCCGCGACGTCGGCGTCGAGGCCCCCGACCTGGTCGCCGTCCCGGTCGGGGTCGGGTCGCTGGCTCAGGCGGTGATCGCGCACTACCGCCGACCAGGTCTCCCCCGTCATACGGCCGTGCTGTCGGTCGAGCCCGA is part of the Kineosporiaceae bacterium genome and harbors:
- a CDS encoding diaminopropionate ammonia-lyase: MTAADRAQPDSLASDPTWFVRGERPRRTCPPPPGEVVAFHRTLPGYSPTPLVELPALATELGVGRVFVKDESQRFALSAFKILGASWAITQALTSRTPHTRPGEGGAWSLDELRSIAAAQPAVLVTATDGNHGRAVAHMARLIGVPAHIVVPDVVPQEALDRIAAEGAQVSVIAGSYDEAVDEAARIAAAEPGGLLIQDTAWPGYETVPQWIVDGYATLVGELDEQLRDVGVEAPDLVAVPVGVGSLAQAVIAHYRRPGLPRHTAVLSVEPDSAACTVASLQAGRPVTVPTGATVMAGLNCGTLSSLAWPVIAAGLDAAVAVPDADTVRAVDDLGALGISSGPSGASSLAGVRAALAGDQRDRRAALGLPERAVVVLLSTEGTHR